One window from the genome of Nicotiana tomentosiformis chromosome 5, ASM39032v3, whole genome shotgun sequence encodes:
- the LOC104085878 gene encoding uncharacterized protein, translating into MAASTSVTSPLHRKMSGRRAKTSGWAAFDHNERRKQQGLEPEPETEPFPLLSVPTTSLSGPSESITKNSGDVVDKPFSSLLRPSVSFPSLMATEGSNANQIQVGDSRLNQSDGFIKGRGFLEVCQKLKGLHPWADDTLIADVMAGVNDFNTALTLLEAMISPDHTYVAHDNRKTKGFDIDNFLTPKEANTPCVQKFKEGETDTKGVKSNNEASLANNSNFAANKGVSLTDSVNLDDLSHVFVKCLQSNSQELINNFVSNENKLHFDGAAGSLGLIPVEPAREEDDIYSIHRKDAMKMTRSAARHSKAASDAYLRGDHLSAQHFSLKAQEEWVVANRLNAQAAKEILSIRNCKNDEWTFDLHGLHATEAVEALQEHLQKIESQVNRAGHMNQVNLKPSFGAAVSVETSDCIDVDNESKGSLMNKQRPAFLEVITGKGTHSRGHAALPLAIRSFLIENGYRYEETRPGVIRVRPKFRPQ; encoded by the exons ATGGCTGCTTCTACAAGTGTGACAAGTCCTCTACATAGGAAGATGTCTGGGAGGAGAGCTAAGACTTCTGGTTGGGCTGCATTTGACCATAACGAGAGACGGAAGCAACAAGGTCTTGAGCCAGAGCCTGAAACAGAACCCTTCCCGCTCTTATCCGTTCCTACCACTTCCTTAAGTGGTCCATCTGAAAGCATCACAAAGAATAGTGGAGACGTGGTAGATAAACCTTTTTCATCCCTGCTGCGACCATCTGTAAGTTTTCCATCCTTAATGGCTACTGAAGGGTCTAATGCCAATCAAATACAAGTTGGCGATTCTCGTCTCAACCAGAGTGATGGTTTTATCAAAGGAAGAGGTTTTCTTGAGGTGTGTCAAAAGCTTAAGGGGCTCCACCCCTGGGCTGACGACACCTTGATTGCAGATGTCATGGCTGGTGTAAATGATTTCAATACGGCCTTAACATTGTTGGAAGCAATGATATCTCCTGATCATACATACGTTGCACATGACAACAGAAAAACCAAGGGATTTGATATTGACAATTTTTTAACTCCAAAAGAAGCAAATACTCCCTGCGTGCAAAAGTTTAAAGAAGGAGAGACAGATACTAAAGGTGTGAAGTCTAATAATGAGGCTTCTCTCGCGAATAACAGTAACTTTGCTGCTAATAAAGGTGTGTCATTGACCGACAGCGTGAATTTGGATGACTTGAGTCATGTGTTCGTTAAGTGTCTTCAGAGCAACAGTCAAGAACTAATAAACAACTTTGTTTCTAATGAGAACAAACTTCATTTTGATGGAGCAGCGGGGAGTTTGGGGCTTATACCAGTTGAGCCTGCGCGGGAAGAGGATGATATTTATTCAATCCATCGGAAGGACGCGATGAAAATGACGAG GTCAGCGGCTCGACACTCTAAGGCTGCCAGTGACGCCTATCTCAGAGGTGACCACTTatctgcccaacatttttctcTAAAAGCCCAAGAAGAGTGGGTTGTCGCTAACAGGCTAAATGCCCAGGCAGCAAAGGAAATTCTGAGCATCCGCAACTGTAAGAATGATGAGTGGACATTCGACTTGCATGGTCTTCATGCAACAGAGGCAGTTGAAGCTTTACAAGAACATTTGCAAAAGATTGAATCTCAGGTGAATCGTGCTGGTCATATGAATCAAGTGAACTTGAAGCCCAGCTTTGGAGCTGCTGTATCTGTTGAAACttcagattgtattgatgtggatAATGAGAGCAAAGGGTCCCTGATGAATAAGCAGCGACCAGCTTTCTTGGAGGTTATAACAG GTAAAGGAACTCATAGCCGGGGACATGCTGCCCTTCCATTGGCCATAAGAAGCTTTCTCATCGAGAACGG ATATCGTTATGAGGAGACGAGGCCGGGGGTGATCAGAGTTAGGCCAAAGTTCCGACCACAATAA
- the LOC104085880 gene encoding T-complex protein 1 subunit gamma-like translates to MPAPVLVLQDSMKREQGGKVQRANIQAAKAVADIIRTTLGPRSMLKMLLDASGGIVVTNDGNAILRELDLAHPAAKSMIELSRTQDEEVGDGTTSVIVLAGEMLHVAEAFIDKKYHPTVICRAYTKALEHAVAVLDKIAMTVDANDRATMLGLVKSCIGTKFTSQFGDLIADLAINATTIVGVEVGQGLREVDIKKYIKVEKVPGGQLEDSVVLKGVMINKDVVAPGKMKRKIVNPRIILLDSPLEYKKGENQTNAELLREEDWTVLLKMEEEYIENMCAQILKFKPDVVITEKGLSDLACHYLSKAGVTAIRRLRKTDNNRIAKACGAVIVNRPDELQESDVGTGAGLFEVKKIGDEFFTFIVDCKDPKACTVLLRGASKDLLNEVERNLQDAMSVARNIIKHPKLVPGGGATELTVSAMLKQKSSSVEGIEKWPYEAAAIAFEAIPRTLAQNCGVKVIRTMTALQGKHANGENAWIGIDGNTGEIADMKEHKIWDSYAVKAQAFKTAIEAACLLLRIDDIVSGIKKKQAPGAGQGQSKPKIEEEGDADNDQLIPE, encoded by the exons ATGCCTGCCCCAGTTCTTGTTCTCC AGGATTCTATGAAGCGCGAGCAAGGTGGCAAGGTGCAGCGAGCCAATATCCAAGCGGCAAAG GCTGTTGCTGACATTATCCGCACTACTTTGGGTCCACGATCAATGTTAAAAATGCTCCTCGATGCTAGCGGAG GAATTGTAGTAACCAATGATGGAAATGCAATTCTCCGTGAGCTAGATCTTGCTCACCCTGCAGCAAAG TCCATGATTGAACTAAGCCGCACTCAAGACGAAGAGGTAGGAGATGGAACAACGTCAGTCATTGTCCTTG CTGGTGAGATGCTCCATGTTGCAGAAGCTTTTATTGACAAAAAGTATCATCCTACTGTAATATGTCGAG CTTACACTAAAGCTTTGGAGCATGCTGTTGCCGTGCTTGACAAAATTGCAATGACAGTTGATGCCAACGATC GAGCAACAATGTTGGGGCTGGTGAAGAGTTGCATTGGAACAAAATTTACTAGTCAATTTGGGGATTTAATTGCA GATTTAGCTATTAATGCCACAACAATAGTTGGCGTGGAAGTTGGCCAAGGGCTTCGCGAGGTGGACATCAAGAAGTACATCAAGGTTGAGAAGGTTCCGGGTGGGCAGTTGGAAGACTCAGTGGTGCTTAAAGGAGTAATGATAAATAAAGATGTAGTTGCCCCTGGCAAAATGAAGAGAAAGATTGTAAACCCTCGCATTATTCTTCTTGATAGTCCTCTGGAGTACAAGAAAGGCGAGAACCAAACCAATGCAGAGTTGCTTAGAGAGGAAGATTGGACTGTCCTCTTGAAAATGGAAGAAGAATACATTGAGAACATGTGCGCACAGATACTTAAGTTCAAGCCAGACGTGGTTATTACTGAAAAGGGACTGAGCGATCTGGCATGCCATTATCTGAGCAAGGCTGGTGTCACTGCAATCAGAAGGCTAAGGAAGACAGACAATAACAGAATTGCCAAGGCGTGTGGGGCAGTTATTGTTAATAGACCCGATGAGTTGCAGGAATCTGATGTTGGTACTGGTGCTGGTCTGTTTGAGGTGAAAAAAATTGGGGACGAATTCTTTACTTTCATCGTTGATTGCAAGGATCCAAAAGCATGTACTGTACTTTTAAGGGGTGCGAGCAAGGATCTACTGAATGAAGTGGAAAGGAATCTACAG GATGCCATGTCTGTTGCCAGAAACATCATCAAGCACCCTAAACTGGTTCCCGGTGGTGGTGCAACAGAGTTAACTGTATCTGCCATGTTAAAGCAGAAAAGTTCATCCGTTGAAGGCATAGAAAAG TGGCCTTATGAAGCTGCTGCAATTGCTTTTGAAGCTATACCACGAACTTTGGCTCAGAACTGTGGTGTTAAAGTGATTCGCACTATGACTGCCCTTCAAGGAAAG CATGCAAATGGCGAGAATGCATGGATAGGCATAGACGGAAACACTGGTGAGATTGCTGACATGAAAGAGCATAAG ATATGGGATTCCTATGCTGTAAAAGCACAGGCTTTTAAAACTGCTATTGAAGCAGCTTGCCTGCTTCTGAGAATTGATGATATTGTGAGTGGAATAAAGAAGAAGCAAGCCCCTGGAGCTGGGCAAGGTCAATCAAAACCAAAAATCGAGGAAGAAGGCGATGCAGACAACGACCAGCTAATTCCAGAATGA